The following are encoded together in the Candidatus Palauibacter scopulicola genome:
- a CDS encoding HI0074 family nucleotidyltransferase substrate-binding subunit: MSNSDERRWQQRLDSFGTALAQLTDACDRERYDYLELAGLIKTFEFSFELSWKVLKDLLFYEGHDVKAPRAVIRKSFEVDYIGESDCETLLDALDKRNLLSHVYLLDVAQEAETLIKDRYHPVLLRLHRALDARRVR; the protein is encoded by the coding sequence GTGAGCAATTCGGACGAACGGCGATGGCAGCAGCGGCTCGACAGCTTCGGGACAGCGCTTGCGCAACTGACGGATGCCTGTGACCGGGAGCGATACGACTACCTTGAGCTAGCCGGGCTGATCAAGACGTTCGAGTTCAGTTTCGAGTTGTCTTGGAAGGTGCTCAAGGATCTCCTCTTCTACGAGGGCCATGACGTGAAGGCGCCGCGCGCGGTGATCCGAAAGAGCTTCGAGGTGGACTACATCGGCGAGAGCGACTGCGAGACCCTGCTCGACGCACTGGACAAGCGGAACCTCTTGAGCCACGTCTACTTGCTTGACGTGGCACAGGAGGCGGAAACGTTGATCAAGGATCGCTACCATCCGGTGCTGCTGCGACTCCATCGGGCTCTGGACGCCAGACGAGTGCGATGA
- a CDS encoding restriction endonuclease subunit S, with translation MTDGLKDAHREAIIAALAANDRVERAVLFGSRATGTNTMTSDVDIALFGDRLTLTDQARLSAALDEIPMAQVVDLLLYDAIQDQVLRDHIRRDGIEWLALQREVERDRRVLVEGDDRVNRCRWRLAPLGELVGVHREQINPSSSPDSKFSHHSIPAFDEARSPAVESGSAIKSNKFTVPPDAVLVSRLNPRFPRVWTPDVGGDFPAICSTEFLVLRPHSMDRRFLHHLCMGPRFRTSLLERVTGTSGSHQRVSPAAALEIKIPVPPIPEQRAIADVLGTLDDKIELNRRMNEMLEGVARALFKSWFVDFDPVRAKMQGRDTGLPPDIADLFPDRMVESEMGEIPEGWEATTLATVIELHDRKRIPLNKRQRSQRQGPYPYYGAAGIMDFVDDYLFDGVHILMGEDGSVVDAHGHPVVQYVWGKFWVNNHAHVIKGTAAISDEHVYLLLKHSNITAFVTGAVQPKLNQRNLKSIPLVVPAEPACRVFSRLVAPLFARLRLNSDECSLLVTLRDKLLPKLISGEIRVPDAESALRLVT, from the coding sequence ATGACGGACGGTCTCAAGGACGCGCACCGCGAGGCAATAATCGCCGCGCTCGCGGCCAACGACCGGGTGGAACGGGCCGTGCTGTTCGGATCGAGGGCGACCGGGACGAACACCATGACTTCGGATGTGGACATCGCGCTGTTCGGTGATCGGTTGACGCTGACGGATCAGGCTCGTCTTTCTGCTGCCCTCGACGAGATTCCGATGGCGCAGGTCGTAGATCTGCTGCTGTACGACGCGATACAAGACCAGGTCTTGCGGGATCATATCCGGCGTGACGGCATCGAGTGGCTCGCTCTCCAGAGAGAAGTGGAACGGGATCGCAGGGTGTTGGTGGAAGGCGATGATCGGGTAAACCGCTGTCGGTGGCGTCTTGCTCCCCTGGGTGAACTTGTCGGTGTTCACAGGGAGCAGATCAACCCGTCGTCGTCGCCGGACAGCAAGTTCTCCCACCACTCGATCCCTGCTTTCGATGAGGCCCGAAGCCCTGCCGTTGAGTCCGGGTCGGCCATCAAGAGCAACAAGTTCACCGTACCGCCCGACGCAGTCCTTGTGTCGCGCCTCAATCCGAGATTCCCACGGGTTTGGACCCCTGATGTTGGCGGGGACTTCCCCGCGATCTGCTCGACCGAGTTTCTGGTTCTCCGCCCTCATTCAATGGATCGGCGCTTCCTACACCATCTGTGCATGGGACCGAGGTTTCGGACCTCTCTACTGGAACGCGTCACCGGGACGTCGGGCAGCCACCAACGCGTTTCACCAGCTGCGGCGCTTGAGATCAAGATTCCCGTGCCTCCCATCCCCGAACAACGCGCTATCGCGGATGTCCTCGGCACGCTGGACGACAAGATCGAGTTGAACCGGCGGATGAACGAGATGCTGGAGGGGGTGGCGCGAGCGCTGTTCAAGTCCTGGTTCGTCGATTTCGATCCGGTCCGGGCGAAGATGCAGGGCCGGGACACGGGCTTGCCGCCAGACATCGCCGACCTGTTCCCCGACCGGATGGTGGAGTCCGAGATGGGGGAGATACCTGAGGGCTGGGAAGCGACAACGCTGGCGACGGTGATTGAACTCCATGATCGCAAGCGAATCCCGCTCAACAAGCGTCAGCGATCCCAACGGCAGGGGCCGTATCCGTACTATGGCGCAGCTGGCATCATGGACTTCGTGGACGATTACCTGTTCGATGGAGTTCACATCTTGATGGGCGAAGATGGCTCCGTAGTTGACGCTCACGGCCATCCGGTTGTCCAGTACGTTTGGGGTAAATTCTGGGTCAATAATCACGCGCACGTGATCAAAGGGACCGCCGCAATCAGCGACGAGCACGTCTACCTACTGCTAAAGCACTCCAACATCACGGCTTTCGTGACCGGTGCTGTTCAACCCAAGCTCAACCAGAGGAATCTGAAGTCGATTCCGCTAGTAGTGCCGGCCGAGCCTGCGTGCAGGGTCTTCTCTCGCTTGGTCGCTCCTCTCTTCGCTAGGTTGCGGCTCAACTCCGACGAGTGCTCGCTACTGGTCACCCTTCGAGACAAGTTGCTACCTAAGCTCATTTCGGGTGAGATCCGCGTACCGGATGCGGAGAGTGCGTTGAGACTCGTGACGTGA
- a CDS encoding type I restriction endonuclease subunit R, whose amino-acid sequence MKPLSRSFTESEVEAAALEWLEDLGWRVAHGPDIGPHAADAERADYTAVVLEQRLRDALDRLNPDLPAEALDDAFRKVTRPEGSTLEARNRGFHRLIVDGVTVEYRTAGSAMRGAQVSVLDYRNPASNDWLAVNQFTVVEGEHERRPDVALFVNGLPLGLIELKNLADEKATVWTAWNQIQTYKAELTGLFAFNAVLIASDGLKARMGTLTAGREWFKPWRTIKGEALAGPHLPQLQVMLEGMCQRERFLSLVRDFIVFEDDGGGKLAKKMAGYHQFHAVETAVEETVRAAALRRKAKRVAEEVDKNEPGRKPGGAPGDRRIGVVWHTQGSGKSLTMAFYAGRIARDPLMENPTIVVLTDRNDLDDQLFGTFSRCKDLLGQPPTQAENRADLRAKLAVESGGVVFTTIQKFFPEEKGDRMPELSGRRNIVVIADEAHRSQYDFIDGYARHMRDALPNASFIGFTGTPIELEDANTRAVFGDYISVYDIERAVEDKATVPIYYESRLARLALDEAEQPKIDPDFEEATEGEEVERKEKLKTKWAQLEAVVGSPHRLKLIARDIFSHFDRRLEAIDGKAMIVCMSRRICIDLYRELIRLRPEWHHEDDAEGEIKVVMTGSASDPPDWQPLIRTKKRREILAKRFRDPGDPLRVVLVRDMWLTGFDAPSLHTMYVDKPMRGHGLMQAIARVNRVFRDKPGGLVVDYLGLAHELKRALATYTESGGTGRTTLDQSEAVAVMLEKYEVCRGLFHGFDYSAWMDGTPAERTSLLPAAQEHILAQENGKERCRLAVRELSQAFALAVPHEEAMGIRDDVAFFQAVRSVLAKRAPGGERTEEQLDMAIRQIVSRAVASDGVVDIFAAAGLEKPDISILSEEFLAEVRGMKRRNLAVELLRKLLKGELAVRRRRNVVQARSFAEMLDQTVQRYANRAIEGAQVIEELIQLAREMREANARGEALGLSEDELAFYDALGTNDSAVRVLGDETLREIARELVETVRNNVKIDWTLRENVRANLRRLVKRILRKHGYPPDKQERATQTVLEQAAALSEGWAA is encoded by the coding sequence GTGAAGCCCCTGTCGCGTTCCTTTACCGAGTCGGAGGTCGAAGCCGCCGCGCTCGAATGGCTCGAAGATCTCGGGTGGAGGGTGGCCCACGGTCCAGACATTGGGCCGCACGCAGCAGACGCGGAACGGGCGGACTACACCGCAGTCGTGCTGGAACAACGGCTGCGCGACGCCTTGGACCGGCTGAATCCCGATCTGCCCGCCGAGGCGCTGGACGACGCGTTCCGCAAGGTCACCCGCCCGGAAGGCTCGACTCTGGAGGCCCGCAACCGTGGGTTCCACCGCCTGATCGTGGATGGCGTGACGGTTGAGTACCGGACCGCCGGGAGTGCCATGCGCGGGGCGCAAGTCTCCGTCCTTGACTACAGGAACCCCGCGAGCAACGACTGGCTGGCAGTCAATCAGTTCACCGTCGTCGAGGGCGAGCACGAGCGCCGACCGGATGTCGCGCTGTTCGTCAACGGACTTCCGCTTGGCTTGATCGAACTCAAGAACCTGGCCGACGAGAAGGCTACGGTGTGGACGGCCTGGAACCAGATCCAGACCTACAAGGCCGAGCTCACGGGCCTGTTCGCCTTCAACGCGGTGCTCATCGCCTCGGACGGCCTCAAGGCGCGCATGGGGACGCTCACCGCCGGTCGCGAGTGGTTCAAGCCGTGGCGCACCATCAAGGGCGAGGCGCTGGCCGGACCGCATCTTCCCCAGTTGCAGGTGATGCTCGAAGGGATGTGCCAGCGCGAGCGATTCCTGTCCTTGGTTCGTGACTTCATCGTCTTTGAGGACGACGGCGGCGGCAAGCTGGCCAAGAAGATGGCGGGGTATCACCAGTTCCACGCAGTGGAGACGGCGGTGGAGGAGACCGTGCGCGCGGCCGCACTCCGGCGGAAAGCGAAGCGTGTCGCCGAGGAGGTCGATAAGAACGAGCCGGGCCGGAAGCCCGGAGGCGCGCCGGGCGACCGGCGCATCGGAGTCGTCTGGCACACCCAGGGCTCGGGAAAGAGCCTGACCATGGCCTTCTACGCCGGGCGGATCGCCCGCGACCCGCTGATGGAGAACCCGACCATCGTGGTTCTAACGGACCGCAACGACCTCGACGACCAGCTCTTCGGCACGTTCTCCCGCTGCAAGGACCTCCTCGGGCAGCCGCCGACCCAAGCCGAGAACCGGGCCGACCTGCGCGCCAAGCTGGCCGTCGAGTCGGGTGGCGTGGTGTTCACCACCATCCAGAAGTTCTTCCCCGAGGAGAAGGGCGATCGGATGCCCGAGTTGTCAGGGCGCCGCAACATCGTCGTGATCGCCGACGAGGCTCACCGCAGCCAGTACGACTTCATCGACGGCTACGCCCGCCACATGCGCGACGCGCTTCCCAACGCCTCATTCATCGGCTTCACCGGCACGCCCATCGAGCTTGAGGACGCCAACACGCGGGCCGTGTTCGGCGACTACATCAGCGTCTACGACATCGAGCGGGCCGTCGAGGACAAGGCAACCGTGCCGATCTACTACGAGAGCCGACTGGCGAGGCTGGCGCTGGACGAGGCCGAACAGCCGAAGATCGATCCAGACTTCGAGGAGGCGACCGAGGGCGAGGAGGTCGAGCGCAAGGAGAAGCTCAAAACCAAGTGGGCTCAACTCGAAGCGGTCGTCGGATCCCCGCACCGCCTCAAGCTCATCGCACGGGACATATTCTCGCACTTCGACCGGAGGCTCGAAGCGATCGACGGCAAGGCGATGATCGTCTGCATGAGCCGCCGCATCTGCATCGACCTCTACCGGGAGTTGATCCGGCTTCGCCCCGAGTGGCACCACGAGGACGACGCCGAAGGGGAGATTAAGGTCGTGATGACCGGCAGCGCATCGGACCCTCCCGACTGGCAGCCGCTCATCCGCACCAAGAAGCGCCGCGAGATTCTGGCGAAGCGGTTCCGCGACCCCGGCGATCCCCTCCGGGTCGTGCTCGTGCGGGACATGTGGCTGACCGGCTTCGATGCGCCGAGCTTGCACACGATGTACGTGGACAAGCCGATGCGCGGCCACGGGCTGATGCAGGCCATCGCGCGGGTGAACCGGGTCTTCCGGGACAAGCCGGGCGGCCTCGTCGTGGACTACCTCGGGCTCGCGCACGAACTGAAACGCGCTCTCGCTACCTACACCGAGAGCGGCGGCACGGGCAGAACCACGCTGGACCAGTCCGAGGCGGTCGCCGTCATGCTGGAGAAGTACGAGGTGTGCCGAGGTCTGTTCCACGGCTTCGACTACTCGGCGTGGATGGATGGCACTCCCGCCGAGCGCACGAGTCTGCTTCCAGCGGCCCAGGAGCACATCCTCGCGCAGGAGAACGGCAAGGAACGCTGTCGGCTGGCCGTGCGCGAACTCTCCCAAGCGTTCGCGCTCGCCGTCCCCCATGAGGAGGCAATGGGGATCCGGGACGACGTAGCGTTCTTCCAAGCCGTCCGGTCGGTGCTGGCCAAACGCGCCCCCGGAGGCGAGCGCACAGAGGAACAGCTTGACATGGCCATCCGCCAGATCGTCTCACGGGCCGTCGCCTCCGACGGCGTCGTGGACATCTTCGCCGCGGCCGGCCTTGAGAAGCCCGACATCTCGATCCTGTCCGAGGAGTTTCTGGCCGAAGTGCGGGGCATGAAGCGGCGGAACCTCGCGGTCGAACTGCTGCGGAAGCTGCTCAAGGGCGAACTGGCGGTCCGCAGGCGAAGGAACGTGGTCCAAGCTCGTTCGTTTGCCGAGATGCTCGACCAAACCGTTCAACGCTACGCGAACCGGGCCATCGAGGGCGCGCAGGTCATCGAGGAACTGATACAGCTTGCCCGCGAGATGCGCGAGGCGAACGCCCGCGGCGAGGCGCTGGGGCTCTCCGAGGACGAACTGGCCTTCTACGATGCGCTCGGGACGAACGACAGCGCCGTACGGGTGCTCGGCGACGAGACGCTGCGGGAGATCGCCCGCGAGTTGGTCGAGACCGTTCGGAACAACGTCAAGATCGACTGGACGCTACGCGAGAACGTGCGCGCCAATCTGAGGCGGCTCGTCAAGCGAATCCTTCGGAAGCATGGCTACCCGCCCGACAAGCAGGAGAGGGCCACGCAAACCGTCCTCGAACAGGCTGCGGCCCTTTCCGAAGGCTGGGCGGCATGA